The Methanoculleus thermophilus genome includes a window with the following:
- a CDS encoding MFS transporter has translation MNTAKRIYNVLFISVFATMLGLGVVSPLLPIYAENLGATGIWLGIIFSAFALSRSVFMPIIGRISDRRGRKWIILIGMFAYAVFSLAYLIVDNVYSLTAVRFAHGIASAMVVPIAMAYIADLSEKGKEGSHMGNFSISMFLGLGMGPLLGGFLNDGFGMASVFYVMAALSAFATLLVAVSLPEARPGRFAPQSRETAPAREIFGLPVMRGVLIFTLISALGRGGMMVFIPVFAPLVAISPSEVGIILSVNTFLMAFLQVPIGRITDKGNKVALIVIGSAVAAVALAVIPLSRSFWPLLVITAIIGVGGAIQQPSIMALTVDAGRTIGMGTSMGAYNTTFGIGMILAPLIGGIFMDFISIDAVFYVSGAISLLATVVFAVMMQKSARQDVGKESPG, from the coding sequence ATGAATACAGCCAAACGAATATACAACGTCTTATTCATCTCCGTCTTCGCCACCATGCTAGGGCTGGGTGTCGTCAGCCCGCTGCTCCCCATTTATGCAGAGAACCTGGGTGCGACCGGCATATGGCTCGGAATCATCTTCTCGGCCTTCGCGCTCTCCCGGTCGGTCTTCATGCCCATCATCGGACGGATCTCCGATCGACGGGGGAGGAAGTGGATCATCCTCATCGGCATGTTCGCGTACGCCGTCTTCTCACTCGCTTACCTCATCGTCGATAACGTCTACTCCCTCACGGCCGTCCGTTTCGCTCACGGGATTGCGTCCGCGATGGTTGTCCCGATAGCCATGGCTTATATCGCCGACCTCTCGGAAAAGGGCAAGGAGGGAAGCCATATGGGGAACTTCTCCATATCGATGTTCCTCGGTCTCGGGATGGGACCGCTGCTCGGCGGATTCTTGAACGATGGGTTCGGCATGGCGTCGGTCTTCTACGTCATGGCCGCGCTCTCGGCGTTCGCCACGCTCCTCGTCGCCGTCTCCCTTCCAGAGGCGAGACCGGGGAGGTTTGCTCCCCAGAGCAGAGAGACCGCCCCCGCGCGGGAGATCTTTGGGCTCCCGGTGATGAGAGGAGTCCTGATCTTCACCCTCATCAGCGCTCTCGGCCGCGGTGGGATGATGGTCTTCATTCCCGTCTTCGCGCCGCTGGTCGCGATCAGCCCGTCTGAAGTGGGGATCATCCTCTCTGTGAACACCTTCCTGATGGCGTTCCTCCAGGTGCCGATAGGGAGGATAACCGATAAAGGGAACAAAGTGGCCCTGATCGTCATCGGGTCCGCGGTAGCGGCAGTGGCGCTTGCCGTAATCCCGCTCTCCAGGTCGTTCTGGCCGTTGCTCGTGATCACCGCGATCATCGGCGTCGGGGGTGCCATCCAGCAGCCGTCGATCATGGCCCTGACTGTCGATGCAGGCCGGACCATCGGGATGGGGACCTCGATGGGCGCTTACAACACAACCTTCGGGATAGGCATGATCCTCGCTCCGCTCATCGGAGGCATCTTTATGGACTTTATAAGCATCGACGCTGTCTTTTATGTCAGCGGGGCAATAAGCCTTCTCGCAACCGTTGTCTTTGCGGTGATGATGCAGAAGAGTGCTCGTCAGGACGTCGGTAAAGAAAGCCCCGGATAG